From Erigeron canadensis isolate Cc75 chromosome 8, C_canadensis_v1, whole genome shotgun sequence, one genomic window encodes:
- the LOC122579403 gene encoding uncharacterized protein LOC122579403, with translation MATTPTPISAANTPFHPRLRPPSSPSLVAKFSNPLYINGIITKNSKVSKSNGVLRNGLLNRYVLDKATQRVESANKELTEIEKQENKTVYINQLETRVSKIAELEKQQQMTESKTVNINEEKLESIKAASISAVVGTLASLPISLTHFTNSHQLTVSTSIAIITCALYGATYRYTIRKDLNDFHLKNGTSAAFGIVKGVATLEGRPSLDAFSGVVCVSENVLIFLLAAAGLDFCYKMGILSPFPLERSVSRTKM, from the exons ATGGCAACCACACCCACTCCCATTTCTGCTGCAAACACCCCATTTCACCCCAGATTAAGACCACCTTCATCTCCTTCACTGGTTGCAAAATTCAGCAACCCCCTATATATAAATGGTATAATTACGAAAAACTCGAAAGTGAGTAAAAGTAATGGTGTATTAAGAAATGGATTGCTAAACAGATATGTGTTGGATAAAGCTACACAAAGAGTTGAATCGGCCAACAAGGAGCTAACTGAGATcgaaaaacaagaaaacaagACAGTGTACATCAATCAGCTAGAAACCAGAGTCTCTAAG attgcAGAACTTGAGAAACAACAACAAATGACAGAAAGTAAAACTGTTAACATAAACGAAGAGAAGTTGGAATCCATAAAAGCTGCATCCATTTCGGCCGTTGTTGGCACTTTAGCAAGCTTGCCAATTTCCTTGACTCATTTTACCAATTcccatcagctaactgtttcaACTTCAATTGCCATTATTACATGTGCATTGTATGGTGCAACCTATCGTTATACTATCCGAAAAGATTTAAATGATTTTCATCTTAAGAATGGAACTTCTGCAGCTTTTGGCATTGTCAAAG GAGTTGCTACATTGGAGGGGCGGCCATCTTTGGATGCATTTAGTGGTGTCGTATGCGTTTCTGAGAATGtattgatttttcttttagCTGCTGCTGGTCTGGACTTCTGCTATAAGATGGGAATATTAAGTCCATTTCCACTTGAAAGATCGGTTTCAAGAACTAAAATgtaa
- the LOC122579371 gene encoding outer mitochondrial transmembrane helix translocase-like: MAEKLIQTLIWYAASAAVSYWAMLAGLRLLDNNRHENQRSIEQRKQLFKRLGRTLIPTTPYEDMIASDVVNPDHIDVEFDSIGGLDSTKQALYELVILPLRRPELFAKGKLLGPQKGVLLYGPPGTGKTMLAKAIAKESGAVFINLRVSNLMSKWFGDAQKLVSAVFSLAYKLQPAIIFVDEVDSFLGQRRSSDNEVLTNMKTEFMALWDGFTTDQNARVMVLAATNRPSDLDEAILRRLPQAFEIGKPGQGDRAKILEVTLKGERIEENIDFDHIASLCGGFTGSDLVELCKQAAYFPLKEYLQDEKDGKQVYAPRPLSQMDLEQAVAASRKAKIPTYAVGGSTFWSTRIDPDDNEGFYS, from the exons ATGGCAGAAAAACTAATACAAACCCTAATCTGGTATGCCGCTAGCGCTGCCGTTAGTTACTGGGCAATGCTCGCCGGTCTCCGTCTTCTCGACAACAATCGCCATGAAAACCAACGATCAATCGAACAACGCAAGCAGCTTTTCAAACGTCTTGGTCGTACCCTAATTCCAAccactccttatgag GATATGATAGCATCTGATGTTGTAAATCCAGACCATATAGATGTGGAATTTGATTCGATCGGTGGATTGGATAGTACTAAACAGGCATTGTATGAATTGGTTATACTTCCGTTACGTAGGCCCGAGCTGTTTGCCAAAGGAAAGCTTCTTGGCCCACAAAAAGGGGTTTTGTTATATGGGCCGCCTGGGACAGGGAAGACAATGCTGGCTAAGGCGATTGCTAAAGAATCTGGTGCAGTTTTTATTAATCTTAGGGTTTCTAATTTGATGAGCAAGTGGTTTGGTGATGCTCAGAAACTTG TTTCAGCTGTTTTCAGCCTGGCTTATAAATTGCAGCCTGCGATTATCTTCGTTGATGAGGTTGACAGTTTCCTTGGACAGCGTCGTTCATCAGATAATGAAGTTTTAACCAATATGAAAACTGAATTCATGGCCTTGTGGGATGGTTTCACCACCGACC AAAATGCTCGAGTGATGGTACTAGCAGCAACTAATCGGCCCTCTGATCTTGATGAAGCAATACTTAGACGACTTCCACAGGCTTTTGAAATTGGAAAACCTGGGCAGGGTGATAGAGCAAAGATACTTGAAGTAACATTAAAAGGAGAGCGAATAGAAGAAAATATTGACTTTGATCACATAGCTAGTTTGTGTGGCGGTTTCACTGGTTCAGATCTTGTTGAGCTCTGTAAACAAGCAGCGTATTTTCCACTCAAGGAGTATTTGCAAGACGAGAAGGATGGGAAACAAGTTTAT GCACCAAGGCCATTGTCCCAAATGGACCTAGAACAAGCTGTTGCTGCatcaagaaaagcaaaaattcCAACATATGCAGTTGGTGGGTCAACCTTTTGGTCAACACGTATTGACCCTGACGATAATGAG GGTTTCTATAGCTGA
- the LOC122611054 gene encoding 2-keto-3-deoxy-L-rhamnonate aldolase-like: MATLAFSTSSLFQPKILTRYTTTNPHLPSKTLISKTPKFESLNSDIIKQKTLISPAIRSTISDSLLTADPLTLKSRLKNGETLYGMFLLSFSPTLAEIAGLSGYDFVVVDMEHGPGGISEALACLHALAAARTPAIIRIPDTDPAWAKKALDLGPQGIMFPMIENQKMAKKAVSYCKFPPNGIRGSAHTVVRASDYGIDNGYLNNYEDELLIMCQVESEEGVKKIEEIAAVDGVDCVQMGPLDLSASMGYLWDPGHKKVKAMMRTAEKGVLKTTEKGGGGGAYLSGFAMPHDRPEDMRSRGYHMISGAVDIGMFRSACVEDVKKFKINSPKSDEEDKDDGNAEVSDEKYWSE; the protein is encoded by the coding sequence ATGGCAACTCTTGCTTTCTCAACTTCATCTCTTTTTCAACCCAAAATCCTAACAAGATATACAACCACCAACCCACATTTACcttctaaaaccctaatttcaaaaacccccaaatttgaATCTTTAAATTCTGACATCATAAAGCAAAAGACTTTAATATCTCCGGCCATCAGATCCACCATCTCCGACAGCCTATTAACAGCTGATCCACTAACCCTCAAATCTCGCCTGAAAAATGGCGAGACTTTATATGGAATGTTCTTACTTTCTTTCTCACCTACACTGGCGGAAATCGCCGGTCTCTCTGGGTATGACTTTGTAGTGGTAGACATGGAACACGGCCCTGGTGGAATCTCTGAAGCTCTCGCGTGTCTCCACGCGCTTGCTGCAGCGCGTACTCCGGCGATCATTCGGATACCGGATACTGATCCAGCTTGGGCTAAGAAAGCTCTGGATCTTGGACCTCAGGGAATTATGTTTCCCATGATTGAGAATCAAAAAATGGCTAAAAAGGCGGTTTCTTATTGTAAGTTTCCACCGAATGGGATTCGTGGGTCTGCACATACTGTTGTTAGGGCGTCTGATTATGGGATTGATAATGGGTATTTGAATAATTATGAAGATGAGCTTTTGATCATGTGTCAGGTGGAATCTGAAGAGGGTGTGAAGAAGATTGAAGAGATTGCAGCAGTTGATGGTGTTGATTGCGTGCAAATGGGGCCGTTAGATTTGAGCGCGAGTATGGGGTACTTGTGGGATCCGGGTCATAAGAAGGTAAAGGCGATGATGAGGACTGCTGAGAAGGGGGTGTTGAAGACGACTGAGAAAGGTGGCGGTGGTGGGGCTTATTTGTCTGGTTTTGCAATGCCTCATGATAGGCCGGAAGATATGAGGTCGCGTGGGTATCATATGATATCGGGAGCAGTTGATATTGGGATGTTTAGAAGTGCATGTGTTGAAGATGTGAAGAAGTTCAAAATTAATTCGCCAAAATCAGATGAAGAAGATAAAGATGATGGCAATGCTGAAGTTAGTGATGAGAAATACTGGAGTGAATGA
- the LOC122611053 gene encoding putative N6-adenosine-methyltransferase MT-A70-like, whose protein sequence is METPLPETPDTNSTDEITNLKQIRQQIESRIETLHNSQLEIISSLHHGVVPDIASSLDLHLNVISSFNNRQFTPLPKPLPNPNPKRRIIPLPPAPPIKLSGDSVTNLSPGDDFSVDDVAPLTTVRSMVAVCLLERVPFTEIDSVGILSKLESEGFQSVTPAEKAVLREVAGGESIVAVEMALRSIADDNGGVQLEEVRSNGKVRVLVKGIDRSKLVKELPETKQQQSNDSSNLISNNVSNNNNVGNNSGGGWMGQGMMVRHRGGLNVNPMMHRPQTPMGMYSSPMSGSVSNGKPPRTEEDDLKDIEALLNKKSFKELQKSKTGEELLDLIHRPTAKETAVAEKFKSKNGPQVKEYCTALTKEDCRRQSGSFISCEKVHFRRIIAAHTDMNLGDCSFLDTCRHMKTCKYVHYELDSTPDMPHMMMGNPSKPLKPQRAEYCSEVELGESQWINCDIRNFRMDILGQYGVIMADPPWDIHMELPYGTMADDEMRNLNIQALQTDGLIFLWVTGRAMELGRECLELWGYKRVEEIIWVKTNQLQRIIRTGRTGHWLNHSKEHCLVGIKGDPIVNRNIDTDVIVAEVRETSRKPDEMYPLLERISPRTRKLELFARMHNTHAGWMSLGNQLSGARLVDDGLRARFKAAYPEVEVQPLSPPRASNMEVDAETRSPFTPSESKPMSAQFSDVRPPEQTYAAESKPMNLDVEMTTA, encoded by the exons ATGGAAACGCCTCTTCCAGAAACCCCAGACACAAATTCAACAGACgaaataacaaatttaaaacaaatccGTCAACAAATCGAATCACGTATCGAAACCCTCCACAATTCACAGCTAGAAATCATTTCATCTCTCCATCACGGCGTTGTTCCCGACATTGCGTCTTCACTCGATCTCCATCTCAACGTTATCTCCTCTTTCAATAACCGCCAATTCACCCCTCTCCCTAAACCCTTaccaaaccctaaccctaaacgcCGTATCATCCCCCTGCCACCTGCTCCGCCCATCAAACTTTCCGGCGATTCGGTAACGAACCTGTCGCCGGGGGATGATTTTTCCGTGGATGACGTGGCCCCGTTGACTACTGTTAGGTCAATGGTGGCGGTGTGTTTGTTGGAGAGAGTCCCGTTTACGGAGATTGATTCTGTTGGGATATTGAGTAAGTTGGAGAGCGAGGGTTTTCAGTCTGTTACGCCTGCGGAAAAGGCGGTGCTACGAGAAGTGGCTGGCGGTGAATCGATTGTGGCGGTGGAGATGGCGTTGAGGTCGATTGCAGACGATAACGGCGGAGTTCAGTTAGAGGAAGTTAGGAGTAAtggaaaagttagggttttagtTAAAGGAATTGATAGAAGTAAGTTAGTTAAAGAATTGCCCGAAACTAAACAACAACAATCGAACGATTCGAGTAATTTAATTAGTAATAATgtgagtaataataataatgttggaaataattcggGTGGTGGTTGGATGGGGCAGGGTATGATGGTTAGGCATAGAGGAGGGTTGAACGTTAATCCGATGATGCATAGACCGCAGACGCCAATGGGAATGTATTCGTCGCCTATGAGTGGAAGTGTTTCAAATGGGAAGCCACCAAGGACGGAAGAAGACGATCTTAAGGATATCGAAGCTTTGCTAAATAAAAAGTCATTTAAGGAGTTGCAGAAGTCGAAAACTGGAGAGGAGTTGTTGGATCTTATTCATCGGCCTACTGCAAAGGAAACTGCAGTTGCTGAAAAG tttaaaagtaaaaatggtcCTCAAGTAAAGGAGTATTGTACTGCTTTGACGAAAGAAGATTGTCGACGTCAATCTGGTTCGTTTATCTCTTGTGAAAAG GTTCATTTCCGGCGTATAATTGCTGCTCATACTGATATGAACCTTGGTGATTGTTCTTTCCTTGACACCTGCCGTCACATGAAG ACTTGCAAGTATGTACATTATGAACTTGATTCAACACCAGATATGCCGCATATGATGATGGGAAATCCTTCCAAGCCATTAAAGCCTCAGCGTGCAGAGTACTGCTCAGAAGTGGAGCTTGGTGAATCGCAGTGGATTAACTGTGACATTCGCAACTTTAGAATGGATATATTAGGACAGTATGGAGTCATAATGGCTGATCCACCATGGGACATTCATATGGAATTACCTTATGGCACCATGGCTGATGATGAGATGCGAAATCTGAATATCCAAGCATTACAGACTGATGGTCTTATCTTTCTTTGGGTAACTGGACGAGCCATGGAACTTGGACGTGAATG cTTGGAACTGTGGGGATACAAGCGTGTTGAGGAAATTATATGGGTAAAGACCAATCAGCTTCAACGGATTATAAGAACAGGACGCACTGGCCATTGGCTCAATCATAGCAAAGAACATTGCCTTGTTGGTATTAAAGGAGATCCCATAGTAAACAGGAATATCGATACTGATGTCATTGTTGCAGAGGTCCGAGAAACAAGCCGGAAACCAGATGAG ATGTACCCTTTGTTGGAGAGAATCAGTCCAAGGACAAGAAAGCTTGAATTGTTTGCTAGAATGCACAATACCCATGCAGG GTGGATGTCACTTGGTAATCAATTAAGTGGAGCTCGACTAGTGGACGATGGACTAAGGGCAAGATTCAAGGCTGCTTATCCTGAAGTTGAGGTGCAGCCCCTGTCTCCTCCTAGAGCCTCTAATATGGAAGTGGACGCTGAGACAAGAAGTCCATTTACTCCATCAGAATCAAAGCCAATGTCTGCTCAGTTTTCTGATGTTAGACCTCCAGAGCAAACCTATGCAGCCGAATCAAAGCCAATGAATCTTGATGTCGAGATGACAACTGCATAA
- the LOC122579372 gene encoding uncharacterized protein LOC122579372, which translates to MNSLSLNPVSTAGNHTTTTKHTLHHHLLHHHFNNNINQKRKTRRGGKCKAVLAHEAPFVVAMGACVLNSLVFPLPVGPDDNEDGESVIESADARFAVMGIISFIPYFNWMSWVFAWMDTMDKRYAVYALVYLAPYLKTKLSLSPEESWLPISSIIWCILHIQLEASIKNGDLPGIPLINRGLKKASSKKDTSISEQETRKDEQNLPSANDEVRDKIRGWGIPKKPSRQADRFDKEDEAEGKKH; encoded by the exons ATGAATTCGCTGTCCCTCAACCCTGTTTCCACCGCCGGcaaccacaccaccaccacaaaacacacacttcatcatcatcttcttcaccaCCActtcaacaacaacatcaaccaG AAGCGAAAAACAAGGAGAGGTGGGAAGTGCAAAGCGGTATTAGCACATGAAGCGCCGTTTGTGGTAGCAATGGGAGCATGTGTGCTAAACTCATTGGTGTTTCCGTTGCCAGTGGGTCCGGATGACAACGAAGACGGCGAGTCAGTGATCGAGTCAGCTGATGCTAGGTTTGCTGTTATGGGGATTATTAGTTTCATTCCTTACTTTAATTGGATG AGTTGGGTGTTTGCTTGGATGGATACTATGGATAAACGATACGCTGTATATGCACTCGTTTATTTAGCTCCTTACTTAAA GACGAAGTTATCTCTGTCACCTGAGGAAAGCTGGTTGCCTATTTCTAGCATTATTTGGTGCATTCTTCACATTCAG TTagaagcaagcatcaagaatgGAGATCTTCCAGGCATCCCATTGATTAATCGAGGTTTAAAGAAGGCATCTTCAAAGAAAGATACCAGCATCTCAGAACAG GAAACAAGAAAAGATGAACAAAACTTACCTTCTGCAAATGACGAAGTAAGAGATAAAATTAGAGGTTGGGGAATTCCTAAAAAGCCTTCTCGACAAGCTGACCGTTTCGATAAAGAAGACGAAGCGGAAGGGAAAAAGCACTAG
- the LOC122579129 gene encoding MYG1 protein yields MFTVATRLFAPTKHLLLISKNFTTPFSVMAAAAAAATNLASLKKVGTHNGSFHCDEALGCFMIRLTKKYSGAEIVRTRDPQVLENLDAVLDVGGVYDPSRDRYDHHQKGFTEVFGHGFTTKLSSAGLIYKHFGTEIIAKELQVDEGHPDVQRLYLAIYKSFMEAIDAIDNGVNQYDTDQPPRYVNNTHLSSRVGKINLDWTDPDQSSEKENAAFQRAMTLAGTEFLDSVRFHVKSWLPARSIVLECLAARTNVDPSGEIMVLNRFCPWKLHLYELEQELKTEPTVKYVLYQDDRSKSWRVQAVAKSPDSFESRKPLPSQWRGLRDDDLSNETGIPGCVFVHMSGFIGGNHTYEGALAMARGGLKLYTEPNKLQKCA; encoded by the exons ATGTTTACAGTCGCAACCCGATTATTCGCTCCAACAAAACATCTTCTTcttatttcaaaaaatttcacaACTCCTTTTTCGGTCAtggccgccgccgccgccgctgCTACAAACTTAGCATCTCTAAAAAAGGTCGGCACACACAATGGAAGCTTCCATTGCGACGAAGCCTTGGGCTGCTTCATGATTCGTCTCACTAAAAAGTATTCCGGTGCTGAAATCGTCCGGACAAGAGATCCCCAG GTATTGGAGAATCTTGATGCTGTTCTTGATGTTGGTGGGGTTTATGATCCGAGTCGAGATCGATATGATCATCACCAAAAGGGTTTTACTGAGGTGTTTGGACATGGGTTTACTACTAAACTTAGTAGTGCTGGTCTTATTTATAAG CATTTTGGGACAGAGATAATTGCAAAAGAGCTTCAGGTTGATGAAGGGCATCCAGATGTGCAGAGGTTATATTTAGCCATCTACAAAAGTTTCATGGAG GCAATCGATGCAATTGACAATGGAGTTAATCAATACGACACTGATCAACCTCCAAGATATGTAAACAATACCCACTTGTCGTCGAGGGTTGGAAAAATCAATCTGGATTGGACTGATCCTGATCAGTCATCTGAGAAAGAGAATGCAGCCTTCCAACGGGCTATGACTCTTGCTGGCACTGAGTTTTTAGAT AGTGTTCGGTTTCATGTAAAGTCATGGCTTCCAGCCCGCTCAATTGTCCTGGAATGTCTTGCAGCAAGAACTAATGTTGATCCCAGCGGAGAAATCATGGTTTTGAATAGATTTTGCCCA TGGAAACTTCATTTGTATGAGCTGGAGCAAGAATTGAAGACAGAGCCAACTGTTAAATATGTTCTTTACCAG GATGATAGGAGCAAAAGCTGGAGGGTGCAGGCAGTAGCAAAATCTCCGGACAGCTTTGAAAGCCGCAAACCTCTTCCTTCTCAATGGAGAGGCCTAAGAGATGACGATCTATCCAATGAAACCGGTATCCCTGGCTGTGTTTTCGTGCATATGAGTGGCTTTATCGGCGGCAATCACACATATGAGGGTGCACTCGCTATGGCTAGAGGCGGCTTAAAGCTTTACACAGAACCAAATAAACTACAAAAATGCGCCTAG